A genome region from Megalobrama amblycephala isolate DHTTF-2021 linkage group LG16, ASM1881202v1, whole genome shotgun sequence includes the following:
- the map6b gene encoding microtubule-associated protein 6 isoform X2, with protein sequence MAWPCITRACCINRFWSELDKGDIAVPLVFTKYSDVAEVQHLHPQPKPILSQKPVTTEAQPAHSAQQEALARATHAAADAAASSTQDGSGASVMREDFKAWSVRPERSCKPRNEYQPSKTPFNNVTQYQKDYKPWPIPKKGDHPWIPKPTPAAPCKAEGKFSKQEQATSEVETGVEKCEIEEKQHEKESKERRKKLDKKEHVSEGVKMEQNVPVEGKRRSAADALNRQIKQEVKSGSSYRTEFKAYTDVKPVKLIKAKSQYKLLVEEKTNLETSYSATFKGEQVKPQATDNKLMDRRRIRSLYSEPSKESSKDCSDSDSSSVL encoded by the exons ATGGCATGGCCCTGTATAACCAGGGCTTGCTGCATCAACCGCTTCTGGAGTGAGTTGGACAAAGGTGACATTGCAGTGCCTTTGGTTTTCACGAAGTATTCAGACGTGGCCGAGGTGCAACATCTGCACCCTCAACCCAAACCAATATTATCACAGAAGCCGGTCACCACAGAAGCTCAACCTGCCCATAGCGCTCAGCAGGAGGCGTTGGCCAGAGCGACTCACGCCGCTGCTGATGCCGCAGCATCATCAACTCAAGATGGGTCAGGCGCTTCTGTGATGCGCGAGGATTTCAAAGCCTGGAGTGTTCGTCCGGAACGAAGCTGCAAACCCAGAAACGAGTATCAGCCATCAAAGACCCCTTTCAACAACGTGACTCAGTACCAGAAAGATTATAAACCGTGGCCCATTCCGAAAAAAGGAGATCATCCGTGGATTCCCAAACCCACTCCTGCTGCGCCCTGTAAGGCCGAGGGCAAGTTCTCCAAACAGGAGCAGGCCACTTCTGAGGTTGAAACCGGCGTGGAAAAATGTGAGATTGAGGAAAAGCAGCATGAAAAAGAGAGTAAAGAAAGGAGAAAGAAGTTAGACAAAAAAGAGCACGTGTCAGAGGGGGTCAAAATGGAGCAAAATGTTCCAGTGGAGGGTAAGAGGAGGTCAGCTGCAGATGCTCTCAACAGGCAGATTAAGCAGGAAGTCAAATCTGGAAGCTCATATAg AACGGAGTTCAAGGCTTACACAGATGTCAAACCAGTGAAACTCATCAAAGCCAAATCTCAGTACAAACTCCTAGTGGAGGAAAAGACCAACCTGGAGACCAGTTACAGCGCCACCTTTAAAGGAGAGCAGGTCAAACCTCAGGCCACAGACAATAAGCTGATGGATCGCCGTCGGATACGAAGCCTGTACAGTGAACCAAGCAAAGAGTCCAGCAAG